In Agrobacterium vitis, one genomic interval encodes:
- a CDS encoding ABC transporter permease, protein MLRTAFLALLSHWRRKPLQLAMLLLGLSLATALWSGVQAINAEARASYARAAAMLGQNRLSDIQSKDGRPIPISTYVALRRAGLLVSPVLEGEMRLGTFRLRLIGIDPLTIPSVAQPVDLRGDGNINRFLLPPGQIAVSQATADALQGQSLPPLDIVKDLPFATGFTDIGRAQALLGQRDGLTRLIVSPEQPISQQQLAALAPDLRLKSPDGEGDLARLTDSFHLNLTAFGLLSFVVGLFIVYAAVRLAFEQRRPTFRTLRSLGLSASTLMLLLFLELLVFALAAGVAGVALGYVVASVLLPDVALTLRGLYGADVPGTLAFRPQWWVTGIGIAVVGTLASAGQSLWQVWRMPLLAPAKPRAWAIASERAWFLQALASAVLFAVTLILMKFGNGLVAGFATLGALLLASALALPVILVPVLRLMQSLAKRPVWQWFWADTRQQLPSLSLALMALLLALSANVGVGTMVSSFRLTFVGWLDQRLAAELYVTARNDGEAERLQAWLAPRVKAVLPIWNAQGEVGGKTAVIHGVVDDATYRDHWPMLAATPDVWGRLARGEGALINEQMMRREGLAVGDEITLPGGWKPRILGVYSDYGNPNEDVIVAQSELVSRFSDLSRLRFGLRIRPEQTGALREALMTEFGLPPDNVVDQAVIEARSLAIFEKTFAVTAALNVLTLGVAGLAMFASLMTLSGMRLPQIAPVWAMGLTRRAITGLELARTLILAGFTLVAALPVGLGLAWVLLAIVNVEAFGWRLPMHVFPVQWLWLGGFALLASLLSALIPLAGIARLKPSDLLKVFANER, encoded by the coding sequence ATGCTGCGCACCGCTTTTCTGGCTTTGCTGTCGCATTGGCGGCGCAAGCCGCTTCAATTGGCCATGCTGCTCCTCGGTTTGTCGCTGGCGACAGCACTTTGGTCGGGGGTGCAGGCGATCAATGCCGAAGCGCGGGCCTCTTATGCGCGGGCCGCCGCCATGCTTGGGCAAAATCGCCTGTCGGATATCCAAAGCAAGGATGGCAGGCCCATACCCATCTCGACCTATGTCGCGCTGCGTCGAGCGGGGCTGCTGGTTTCCCCGGTTCTTGAAGGGGAGATGCGACTTGGAACGTTTCGCCTGCGGTTGATCGGCATAGATCCCCTAACGATCCCGTCGGTAGCCCAGCCTGTCGATTTGCGTGGTGATGGCAATATCAATCGTTTCCTGCTGCCCCCAGGGCAGATTGCTGTTTCGCAAGCGACCGCAGATGCCCTCCAGGGGCAATCGCTGCCGCCACTTGATATCGTCAAGGATCTGCCTTTTGCGACCGGCTTTACCGATATAGGCAGGGCGCAAGCCTTGTTGGGGCAGCGGGATGGGTTGACCCGGTTGATCGTCTCGCCGGAACAGCCGATTTCGCAACAGCAACTGGCGGCATTGGCGCCTGATCTGCGCCTGAAATCCCCCGATGGTGAAGGGGATCTTGCCCGGTTGACGGACAGTTTTCATCTCAACCTGACGGCCTTCGGACTGCTGTCCTTCGTGGTCGGCCTGTTCATCGTCTATGCGGCCGTGCGGCTGGCTTTCGAGCAGAGACGGCCCACCTTTCGCACGCTTCGATCTCTTGGTCTCTCGGCCAGCACCTTGATGCTCCTGCTTTTCCTGGAACTGCTGGTCTTTGCATTGGCCGCGGGCGTCGCGGGCGTGGCGCTTGGCTATGTCGTAGCCTCTGTCTTGCTGCCGGATGTGGCACTGACACTCAGGGGCCTTTATGGCGCCGATGTTCCTGGTACGCTGGCTTTTCGGCCCCAATGGTGGGTGACAGGCATCGGTATTGCCGTGGTCGGCACGCTGGCGTCCGCCGGGCAAAGTCTCTGGCAGGTCTGGCGCATGCCCTTGCTGGCCCCGGCCAAACCGCGCGCCTGGGCCATCGCATCGGAGCGTGCCTGGTTTCTCCAGGCGCTGGCGTCCGCCGTGCTATTTGCGGTGACGCTGATCTTGATGAAATTCGGCAATGGCTTGGTGGCTGGTTTTGCTACACTGGGAGCGCTTTTACTGGCCTCGGCTCTGGCCTTGCCGGTCATTCTGGTGCCCGTGTTGCGGTTGATGCAGTCCCTGGCAAAACGACCGGTGTGGCAATGGTTCTGGGCCGATACCCGCCAGCAATTGCCCAGCCTGTCCCTCGCCTTGATGGCGCTTCTTCTGGCGTTATCGGCCAATGTCGGGGTTGGAACCATGGTTTCCAGCTTTCGTCTAACCTTTGTCGGCTGGCTGGATCAAAGACTGGCGGCTGAGCTATACGTGACGGCGCGCAACGATGGCGAGGCCGAGCGTTTGCAGGCCTGGCTTGCCCCTCGGGTAAAGGCTGTGCTGCCAATCTGGAATGCGCAAGGAGAAGTCGGCGGTAAAACCGCGGTTATTCATGGCGTGGTCGATGATGCGACCTACCGCGATCACTGGCCGATGCTTGCCGCCACGCCGGATGTGTGGGGCAGGTTGGCCCGAGGTGAAGGGGCCTTGATCAATGAACAGATGATGCGCCGCGAGGGCTTGGCGGTGGGTGATGAGATCACGCTGCCCGGTGGCTGGAAGCCCCGTATTCTCGGTGTCTATTCCGATTACGGTAATCCCAATGAGGATGTGATCGTCGCTCAATCGGAATTGGTCAGCCGTTTTTCCGATCTCTCGCGCTTGCGGTTCGGGCTGCGGATACGGCCAGAACAGACCGGCGCGCTGCGTGAGGCTTTAATGACTGAATTCGGCTTGCCGCCCGATAACGTCGTGGATCAGGCCGTGATCGAGGCGCGATCACTGGCGATTTTCGAAAAGACCTTCGCTGTGACAGCCGCTCTCAATGTGTTGACGCTGGGGGTCGCGGGGCTTGCGATGTTTGCCAGCCTCATGACGCTGTCAGGCATGCGGCTGCCCCAGATCGCCCCGGTCTGGGCAATGGGTCTGACCCGTCGCGCGATAACCGGGTTGGAACTTGCCCGTACTCTTATCCTCGCAGGCTTTACACTCGTTGCCGCGCTGCCTGTGGGACTTGGACTGGCCTGGGTTTTGTTGGCGATAGTCAATGTCGAGGCCTTTGGTTGGCGCTTGCCAATGCATGTGTTTCCAGTCCAGTGGCTATGGTTGGGAGGGTTTGCACTGTTGGCCTCGCTGCTCTCGGCACTGATCCCACTTGCTGGTATTGCCCGATTGAAGCCATCGGATTTATTGAAAGTCTTTGCCAATGAACGCTAA
- a CDS encoding ABC transporter ATP-binding protein, with protein sequence MVLVLDAVKKTYRTSEGPLEVLKGVSLTLAAGRTMALTGESGSGKSTLLHLAGGLDSADAGKLCVDGEDIDALDDKGRARLRRGTVGLIFQQFNLIPSLDVRANLAFHARLGERYDGQWQTELTERLGLAALLSRYPEQLSGGQQQRVAIGRTLAVRPKLVLADEPTGNLDEETGNAVMALMLSLVRETGAALLMVTHSPRLAAMLDENLHLRAGRVA encoded by the coding sequence ATGGTGCTGGTACTGGATGCCGTTAAAAAAACATACCGCACATCGGAAGGTCCTTTGGAGGTTCTCAAAGGTGTCAGCCTGACCCTGGCCGCAGGGCGAACCATGGCATTGACCGGGGAATCCGGCAGCGGAAAAAGTACATTGCTTCATCTGGCGGGCGGGCTGGACAGCGCCGATGCCGGGAAGCTTTGCGTGGATGGGGAAGATATCGATGCGCTCGATGATAAAGGTCGGGCACGGTTGCGCCGTGGCACAGTCGGGCTGATTTTTCAACAGTTTAACCTGATCCCTTCATTGGATGTGCGGGCCAATCTTGCCTTTCATGCCCGGCTGGGTGAGCGTTACGATGGGCAATGGCAGACGGAATTGACGGAACGCCTTGGGCTTGCGGCGCTTCTGTCGCGCTATCCCGAGCAGCTCTCCGGCGGCCAGCAACAGCGTGTCGCCATCGGCCGGACGCTTGCGGTTCGGCCAAAACTGGTTCTGGCCGATGAGCCGACGGGAAATCTCGACGAAGAGACGGGCAATGCGGTCATGGCTTTGATGTTATCTCTGGTGCGGGAGACGGGTGCGGCCTTGTTGATGGTGACACATTCACCCCGGTTGGCTGCCATGCTGGATGAAAACTTGCATTTGCGTGCCGGGCGGGTGGCCTGA
- the eutC gene encoding ethanolamine ammonia-lyase subunit EutC, with amino-acid sequence MSNSVDFDPFARFRSATRARIGLGRAGDAMPTHAVLEFQLAHARARDAVHGEVDFEKLATALAPIETVLVHSLAKDRATYLTRPDLGRMPDRHDLPAPGKTYEIAFIIADGLSAAAVERHAVSVYEATVRRLGGFSVAPVILGKQARVAFGDETAAAFGAQVAIVLIGERPGLSVPDSLGAYITFGPRKGRRDSERNCISNIHDDGLSYESAAEKISWLVKEALRLKLSGVDLKENAVDGISLPHGAKSLT; translated from the coding sequence ATGAGCAATTCCGTCGATTTCGACCCGTTTGCAAGGTTTCGCAGCGCCACTCGGGCGCGCATAGGCCTTGGCCGGGCAGGCGATGCGATGCCAACACATGCCGTTCTGGAGTTTCAACTGGCCCACGCCAGGGCGCGCGATGCCGTCCATGGGGAAGTGGATTTCGAGAAACTGGCGACCGCGCTGGCTCCCATCGAAACAGTGCTGGTCCATTCCTTGGCAAAAGATCGGGCAACCTACCTGACCCGGCCCGACCTTGGACGTATGCCGGATCGCCATGACCTTCCGGCACCGGGCAAGACCTACGAAATCGCCTTCATCATCGCCGATGGTCTTTCGGCAGCTGCGGTGGAGCGCCATGCCGTTTCGGTCTATGAAGCCACGGTGCGCCGGCTCGGAGGGTTTTCAGTCGCCCCGGTTATCCTTGGAAAGCAGGCGCGTGTCGCTTTCGGCGATGAAACCGCGGCGGCTTTCGGCGCGCAAGTGGCTATCGTTCTGATTGGGGAGCGGCCCGGTCTCAGCGTTCCCGATAGTCTTGGCGCCTATATTACGTTTGGGCCGCGTAAAGGACGACGCGATAGTGAGCGCAACTGCATTTCCAATATTCATGACGACGGATTGTCTTATGAATCGGCGGCGGAAAAGATTTCCTGGCTGGTGAAGGAGGCCTTACGGTTGAAACTCTCAGGTGTTGACCTGAAGGAAAACGCCGTGGATGGCATCTCACTCCCGCATGGCGCGAAATCCTTGACCTAA
- a CDS encoding lipocalin-like domain-containing protein: protein MNANIRRFMIFVLALLLGGNPVFAQGFAGLGAKAGDGFALPQPGQPLAFPMDHGPHPNYRIEWWYVTANLTGPDGRDYGVQWTLFRSALKPGEAEGWNSPQIWMGHAALTTKDHHYATEKFARGGIGQAGVALGPFSAWIDDWSLTTRPQTGNNGDVLSSLTMKAKGADFSYDLSLQATGPLVAQGDHGYSVKSAEGQASYYYSQPFYEVNGILNLPDGPVPVTGKAWLDREWSSQPLSADQKGWDWFSLHFENGAKLMGYHLRGKGDDYTVSTWITPQGVPEPMRPGALKLTVVKQTQVAGRTMPVEWQLELPEKAMSIRTTPVNAQSWMPLAFPYWEGPIRFSGSHAGTGYLEMTGY, encoded by the coding sequence ATGAACGCTAACATTCGTCGGTTCATGATTTTCGTTCTGGCGCTGCTGCTTGGCGGTAATCCGGTTTTCGCCCAGGGCTTTGCCGGTCTTGGTGCGAAGGCTGGCGATGGTTTCGCCTTGCCGCAGCCAGGCCAACCGCTTGCGTTTCCAATGGATCATGGCCCGCACCCGAATTACCGGATCGAGTGGTGGTATGTGACGGCCAATCTGACCGGGCCGGATGGGCGTGATTACGGAGTCCAATGGACGCTGTTTCGTTCAGCATTGAAACCGGGCGAGGCGGAGGGCTGGAACAGTCCACAAATCTGGATGGGCCATGCGGCCTTGACAACGAAGGACCATCATTACGCTACGGAAAAATTTGCGCGTGGAGGAATAGGTCAGGCGGGCGTGGCGCTTGGGCCGTTTTCCGCCTGGATCGATGATTGGTCGCTCACGACAAGACCACAGACGGGAAACAATGGCGATGTCTTGTCTTCCCTGACCATGAAGGCCAAGGGCGCCGATTTTTCCTACGATCTCTCTTTGCAGGCCACTGGCCCCCTAGTGGCTCAGGGAGATCATGGCTACTCGGTGAAATCAGCGGAAGGGCAGGCGAGCTATTATTATTCCCAGCCCTTCTATGAGGTGAACGGTATCTTGAACCTGCCTGACGGCCCTGTCCCCGTGACGGGCAAGGCTTGGCTGGACCGGGAGTGGTCCTCGCAACCGCTCTCCGCCGACCAGAAAGGCTGGGATTGGTTCTCCCTCCACTTCGAGAACGGTGCAAAACTGATGGGTTATCATCTGCGTGGCAAGGGTGACGATTATACCGTCTCCACCTGGATCACGCCACAGGGTGTGCCGGAGCCAATGCGCCCCGGTGCGCTCAAGCTGACGGTGGTAAAACAAACGCAGGTCGCGGGTCGCACCATGCCAGTGGAGTGGCAACTGGAACTGCCCGAAAAAGCCATGTCGATCCGCACGACGCCCGTAAATGCGCAAAGCTGGATGCCCCTGGCGTTTCCTTATTGGGAAGGCCCGATCCGCTTTTCGGGCAGTCATGCTGGTACAGGCTACCTTGAAATGACCGGATATTGA
- a CDS encoding ethanolamine ammonia-lyase subunit EutB, protein MAAYSIILGRERHVFDDLKSLMACASPPKSGDQLAGIAASSNERRVAARYVLADLPLKTFLQDMLIPYEIDEVTRLIIDSHDVAAFAPVSHMTVGQFRDWLLSYEATSEVLAALAPGLTPEMVAAVSKLMRNHDLITVAAKCSVITAFRSTIGLSGRLSSRLQPNHPTDDPEGVAGSTLDGLLYGVGDAVIGINPASDNLEACTRLMHLFDKLRERFEIPTQSCVLTHVTTSIQAIEAGAPLDLVFQSVAGTQAANQGFGVDLAVLREGREAALSLKRGTVGDNVMYLETGQGSALSADAHHGVDEQTLEVRAYAVAREVKPLLVNTVVGFIGPEYLYDAKQIIRAGLEDHFCGKLLGVPMGVDVCYTNHAEADQDDMDNLMVLLTVAGVNFLIAVPGADDVMLNYQSLSYHDIVGLRHQFNRPPAPEFEAWLKRMGMIDRSGRLAPLPQSNAFSRNLLSYKASA, encoded by the coding sequence ATGGCAGCTTATTCGATCATCCTGGGGCGGGAACGCCATGTATTCGACGATCTGAAAAGCCTGATGGCCTGCGCTTCCCCACCAAAGTCCGGGGATCAATTAGCCGGGATCGCCGCAAGCAGCAATGAACGCCGGGTCGCGGCCCGCTATGTGCTTGCCGATCTTCCCTTGAAGACTTTTCTTCAGGATATGCTCATCCCCTATGAGATCGACGAGGTTACCCGGTTGATCATCGATAGCCATGACGTCGCAGCGTTTGCGCCTGTCTCCCATATGACCGTTGGTCAATTTCGTGACTGGTTGCTGTCTTATGAGGCAACGAGCGAGGTTCTGGCCGCGCTTGCCCCCGGTCTCACACCAGAAATGGTGGCGGCTGTTTCCAAGCTGATGCGTAATCACGATCTGATCACGGTTGCGGCGAAATGCAGTGTTATCACCGCATTTCGCTCGACAATCGGGCTTTCGGGCCGGCTTTCCAGTCGGTTGCAGCCCAACCATCCGACCGACGATCCGGAGGGGGTGGCTGGCTCGACCTTGGATGGTCTGCTCTATGGTGTTGGCGATGCGGTGATCGGCATCAATCCGGCCAGTGATAATCTCGAAGCCTGTACAAGGTTGATGCATCTGTTCGACAAACTCAGGGAGCGCTTCGAAATACCGACACAGTCCTGTGTCCTGACCCATGTAACAACCTCAATCCAGGCGATTGAGGCAGGCGCACCGCTTGATCTCGTCTTTCAGTCGGTGGCGGGGACGCAGGCCGCCAATCAGGGCTTTGGCGTCGATCTCGCGGTGTTACGCGAAGGGCGCGAGGCGGCGCTGTCGCTGAAACGTGGCACCGTTGGCGACAATGTCATGTATCTGGAGACCGGGCAGGGCAGCGCGTTGTCGGCTGATGCCCATCATGGCGTCGATGAACAGACGTTGGAGGTGCGGGCTTATGCCGTGGCGCGGGAGGTCAAACCGCTGCTGGTCAATACGGTCGTTGGCTTCATCGGGCCGGAATATCTTTACGATGCCAAGCAGATTATCCGCGCCGGTCTTGAAGATCATTTCTGCGGCAAATTGCTGGGCGTGCCGATGGGCGTCGATGTCTGTTATACCAACCATGCCGAAGCTGATCAGGACGACATGGACAATCTGATGGTGCTCCTGACGGTTGCTGGTGTGAATTTCCTGATTGCCGTGCCGGGTGCAGACGATGTCATGCTCAATTATCAAAGCCTGTCCTATCATGATATTGTCGGTCTTCGTCACCAGTTCAACCGTCCGCCCGCGCCGGAGTTCGAAGCCTGGCTGAAGCGGATGGGGATGATTGATCGGTCCGGTCGACTGGCGCCATTGCCCCAATCCAATGCTTTTTCTCGTAACCTTCTATCTTACAAGGCATCGGCATGA
- a CDS encoding DNA-3-methyladenine glycosylase: MIEFNSSAVDIARDLIGAELFVEGVGGMIVETEAYERDDPASHSFRGLTPRNNAMFGPAGHIYVYRSYGIHWCFNIVCRPGSAVLIRALAPSHGLDVMQARRGNVAPRFLCAGPGRLAQALGITVQHNGLPLALPPFQLVPAKTLPSVAIGPRIGITKAIDHPWRFGLAGSKFLSKPFPAAL; the protein is encoded by the coding sequence ATATTGCTCGCGACCTGATTGGCGCCGAGCTTTTCGTGGAGGGTGTCGGCGGCATGATTGTCGAAACCGAGGCCTATGAACGTGACGATCCGGCATCCCATAGCTTTCGAGGGCTCACACCGCGCAATAATGCAATGTTTGGTCCAGCCGGACATATCTATGTCTACCGTTCCTACGGCATCCACTGGTGCTTTAACATCGTTTGCCGACCCGGCAGTGCGGTTCTGATCCGGGCGCTCGCGCCAAGCCACGGCTTGGATGTCATGCAAGCGCGGCGTGGCAACGTGGCGCCACGTTTTCTATGTGCAGGTCCGGGCCGTCTGGCTCAGGCATTGGGCATAACCGTTCAACATAATGGCTTGCCTCTCGCCTTACCACCATTTCAGCTTGTGCCTGCCAAAACCCTTCCAAGCGTGGCGATTGGTCCTCGCATTGGCATTACCAAAGCGATAGATCACCCGTGGCGCTTCGGTTTGGCGGGGTCTAAATTTCTAAGCAAGCCTTTCCCGGCTGCCCTCTAG
- the repA gene encoding plasmid partitioning protein RepA has protein sequence MNMAVASSTATEQQETNLRPADETIAEDARALSAQLKAMRERLFAPSSRKTLRTFTSGEAARLVGVSDGYLRQLSLAGEGPAPVVGAGGRRYYSLSDIDALRHYLAEQAMIKGNVSKARSYVKWRDAERGEHLQIISVTNFKGGSGKTTSAVHLAQYLAMTGHRVLAVDLDPQASLSALFGYQPELDLVGNDTIYGAIRYDDEVRPLREIIRKTYFHNLDLLPGNLELQEFEHVTPRALAERKTGDAKSLFFARVQNALHSVADDYDVVVIDCPPQLGYLTLSALCASTSVIVTVHPQMLDVASMSQFLFMTSDLLGVVREAGGTLNFDFLRYLVTRFEPNDGPQAQIVGFLRSLFGERVLTSPMVKSTAISDAGLTKQTLYEVGRENFSRGTYDRAIEALESVNAEIEQLIHTAWGRKE, from the coding sequence ATGAACATGGCGGTTGCGTCCAGCACGGCGACTGAACAACAGGAGACGAATTTGCGCCCCGCCGATGAGACCATTGCCGAAGACGCGCGCGCCCTTTCAGCCCAGTTGAAGGCCATGCGGGAGCGGTTGTTTGCGCCATCGTCGCGCAAAACCCTGCGGACTTTCACATCTGGAGAGGCGGCACGTCTCGTAGGAGTCTCGGACGGCTACTTGCGGCAATTGTCGCTAGCCGGTGAAGGCCCTGCGCCGGTCGTTGGGGCAGGGGGGCGCCGTTACTATTCGCTCTCTGATATTGACGCTCTACGCCATTACCTGGCAGAACAGGCGATGATAAAAGGCAATGTTTCCAAGGCCCGTTCCTATGTGAAATGGCGTGATGCCGAACGTGGTGAGCATTTGCAGATCATTTCCGTGACAAATTTCAAGGGTGGCTCCGGTAAAACCACCTCGGCCGTCCATCTGGCGCAATATCTGGCCATGACCGGACACCGGGTTCTAGCGGTCGATCTCGATCCGCAGGCATCGCTTTCGGCTTTGTTCGGCTATCAGCCGGAACTCGATCTGGTCGGCAATGACACGATTTATGGCGCCATTCGCTACGACGATGAAGTCAGGCCGTTGCGGGAGATCATCCGCAAGACCTATTTTCACAATCTCGACCTGCTGCCCGGCAATCTGGAATTGCAGGAATTTGAGCATGTGACGCCGCGTGCCTTGGCGGAGCGAAAGACGGGCGATGCCAAGAGCCTGTTTTTCGCCCGTGTCCAGAATGCCTTGCACAGCGTGGCGGATGATTATGATGTCGTGGTCATCGACTGCCCGCCGCAGCTTGGGTATCTGACATTGTCGGCGCTTTGTGCATCAACATCGGTGATTGTCACCGTGCATCCGCAAATGCTGGATGTGGCGTCCATGAGCCAGTTCCTGTTCATGACATCGGATCTTCTCGGGGTGGTGCGTGAAGCGGGCGGCACGCTGAATTTCGACTTTCTGCGCTATCTTGTGACCCGGTTTGAGCCGAATGATGGCCCTCAGGCGCAAATTGTCGGTTTTCTGCGGTCGCTGTTCGGGGAACGCGTGTTGACCTCTCCGATGGTCAAATCCACGGCGATTTCCGATGCCGGATTGACCAAACAGACGCTTTACGAAGTCGGGCGCGAGAATTTCAGTCGCGGTACTTACGACCGTGCGATTGAAGCGCTGGAATCGGTAAATGCCGAAATCGAACAGTTGATCCACACGGCGTGGGGACGCAAAGAATGA